The Pantoea sp. At-9b genome includes a window with the following:
- the nnr gene encoding bifunctional ADP-dependent NAD(P)H-hydrate dehydratase/NAD(P)H-hydrate epimerase — MRNQELNANTGSLSHSVWPAQAIGQLERDAADSLGLTLYELMQRAGQASYELARRLWPEASHWLILCGHGNNGGDGYVVARLAQAAGITVTLLACEGNKPLPGEAQQARDAWLASGGVIHAADAAWPEPVEVIIDALLGTGLNRAPAAPYDVLITLANAHAAPVLAIDMPSGLVAADGTAPGAVMLARHTLSMIVLKPGQLTGKARDYVGQLHVDELGLSAFLTGNPAPMQRVDEQDLAGWLTPRKATSHKGDHGRLLVVGGDRGTAGAIRMTAEAALRAGAGLVRVLTHEDNIAPILTARPELMVDALVEERLQHALEWADVIAIGPGLGQRDWGKQALKTVAACEKPMLWDADALNLLAINADYRQNRIITPHPGEAARLLGVKTSEIESDRIHAAQALVKRYGGVVVLKGAGTVIADTGGRLAIADVGNAGMASGGMGDVLSGIIAALMGQKLALFDAACAGCVAHGAAADAVARQRGTRGMLATDLFELLWQFVNPEMIQQ; from the coding sequence ATGAGAAACCAGGAATTGAACGCTAACACGGGCAGTTTATCACACTCTGTCTGGCCCGCGCAGGCTATCGGACAACTGGAGCGTGATGCCGCCGACAGCCTGGGGCTGACCCTGTATGAACTGATGCAGCGCGCCGGGCAGGCCAGTTATGAACTGGCGCGTCGCCTGTGGCCTGAAGCCAGCCACTGGTTGATTCTTTGTGGGCATGGCAATAACGGCGGGGACGGTTATGTGGTGGCGCGCCTGGCGCAAGCGGCAGGTATCACGGTCACGCTGCTGGCCTGTGAAGGGAATAAACCTCTGCCGGGCGAAGCGCAGCAAGCGCGCGATGCCTGGTTGGCATCAGGTGGCGTAATTCATGCCGCGGATGCCGCCTGGCCCGAGCCGGTTGAGGTGATCATTGACGCCCTGCTGGGCACCGGGCTGAACCGTGCGCCCGCGGCACCTTATGATGTTCTGATTACGCTTGCCAATGCCCATGCTGCACCGGTGCTGGCGATTGATATGCCGTCAGGGTTGGTGGCTGCCGATGGCACTGCGCCAGGGGCGGTGATGCTGGCGAGGCATACCTTAAGCATGATTGTCTTGAAGCCCGGACAACTCACCGGCAAAGCGCGTGATTATGTCGGGCAGTTGCATGTGGATGAACTGGGGCTGTCGGCTTTTCTGACAGGCAACCCGGCCCCGATGCAGCGTGTTGACGAGCAGGATCTCGCTGGCTGGCTGACGCCGCGTAAAGCCACCTCGCATAAAGGCGATCATGGCCGCTTGCTGGTGGTCGGCGGAGATCGGGGCACCGCAGGCGCGATTCGCATGACGGCAGAAGCTGCGTTGCGGGCGGGAGCAGGGCTTGTGCGCGTGCTGACGCATGAAGATAATATCGCCCCAATACTCACCGCGCGACCGGAACTGATGGTGGATGCGTTGGTCGAAGAACGGCTACAGCACGCGCTGGAATGGGCGGATGTGATTGCCATTGGCCCTGGTTTAGGTCAGCGCGATTGGGGTAAACAGGCGCTGAAAACCGTCGCCGCCTGTGAAAAGCCGATGCTTTGGGATGCGGATGCGCTTAACCTGCTGGCAATCAATGCGGATTACCGTCAGAATCGCATCATTACGCCGCATCCCGGCGAAGCCGCGCGTCTGCTGGGCGTCAAGACCAGCGAAATTGAGAGTGACCGCATCCATGCCGCCCAGGCGCTGGTAAAGCGCTACGGAGGCGTGGTGGTGCTAAAAGGCGCGGGCACGGTAATAGCCGATACCGGCGGAAGGCTGGCGATTGCCGATGTGGGTAATGCCGGTATGGCCTCTGGCGGTATGGGTGATGTATTAAGCGGCATTATTGCCGCGCTGATGGGCCAAAAACTGGCCCTG